Below is a genomic region from Sinobacterium norvegicum.
CGTCAAAAACAGTCGATTCAAACGCGGTGCCAATACTGCCTTCAACTCGCGATAGCTGTCGAGAAGTTGCTGTTCACTGGTGTAATAAAAACGCGGATCCGTGCGCAGATAATGGAAAAAAGCCGCCATATCACCGGCAAAGCCAACCTCCTGCTTAATCGCTTTCATCTGCTCAAAAATCGACAGGGTTAACGCCTTGCCCTGCTGATGTATTTGCTCTGGTGTCAACGTCGTGGTGGTGTATTCGGCCACCGCATCGCGATAATAGTCCTCACCAGCGGGCAGCGCTAACAGACCGACAGTGCTGCGGGATTTGGCACGATACTCGGTGCGCAAAAAACGGTACAACTTGGCATAGGCGGGCTGAACCTGCTGGTTGATCATCGCCAAATACTCAGACGTCAGCTGCTTTTTTTCGATGGCACTAAAGCTTGCCGGTATTGCCGTTATCGGCTGATAAAAGAGATGTTTACTGCCCTTTTCGCTGGCCAGAGAGGCAATGGTGGGCAGCATTTTATCGACAATAATATCCGGGTGTACCAGCCCGCTGGCAATGCCTTCGCGCATATTCTCAATGGTCTGATCAACCCAGGCAGGGAAGTGTCCTGCGCGCTGCAACCAACGCCGGTAATCAGCCGGTGTGTTAAAGGGTTGAGCACCATCGGTGGTGGCCAACTGCGCCAGTGTGGTCGGCAGGCCGTACATCTGATTAAACGGTACCATTCGCTGATAATTGGCAACACCGCTGTTATAGCGCGCCACCGATCGACTCAGCTCATATTTCAACAGCCCCAAACTGAGGCGCTGCTGATTCGATATCGATGCGGTAGGAATTCCTGAGAGACCGGCCAGCAGCTGTTGGTCATGCTCGACATCCGCAGCCAAATCCGCTGCGGTACTGGCACGCGGCAGGCGGTCATCGAATCGGTGATCCCCTCGATACGTTGCCTCAATAGGGTCTCGGCGCAACTGACGCTCATTGTAATCGGCAAAAATCTCTGCCAACACGGCCTGCAGATTATTGTTCGGTTGCGCCGCAGACAATTGTTGAGAAAAACAAGTAACAGCAAGCAGTATGACTAACAGCGCGTATTTAAGGTCTTTCATAATATTATTCTATTCGTTTGGGTATGACTAACACGTAGACTAAAGCCAGTCCCTCATGTTTTTTTAAACAGCCTGATTATATTTATAATAAAAAACACTGAAAAACTAGCGTAATGGCAACCGCCTGACTATGCTGCCTCTAACGATAAGATTAGTTGAATATAACTAAGAAAGAGTCGCTTATGAGTTTATCTGCCAAAGAGCTCGAACAACACGTTATCCGTCCTACCCTGGAATACCTCGGCGTCTCCTCACAATCTGCCATCGATCAACTCTTGTCCAGCGCTCAAAGTGAATCCAATTGCAGTCTTAGTCATGGCGCCAACTCATCCCCCGATGGGGTCGGCTTGTTTCAAATAACCCCGACCAGCCACCGTGAAGTGTGGGATAAGTACTTGGCCTTTCGCCCCGATTTAGCCAGTAAGGTACGCGGCCTCGCCAGCCAACGACTTTTTTTACTCAAGCCCGATCTCGAACTGGGCAGCAACCTCTCCTATAGCACCGCCATCGCCTGGGTCATCACCCAATATCACCGTGAGCTACACTGACTCAAGACTGGTCTTGATGCTGATAGACCCTCTTCAGTAACCGGTGGTAGAGCTCGGGAAAGAAGCGATGAAAATGATAGCCAAACCTGGCCTTGCCCGCAGCAATCACAATATCCTGACGCCCATTTTTCAGCTTTTTAATCATCATCGATACAAAATCGCCAACCTCAATACCGTTCTCGGTATCCCGGTCTTTACGATTGTACTGACTGCCATCGCCATCGAGGGCGTTTTCGGCGATTGCGGTTTTCACCCAGCCCGGACTGACCACGGCAACGGTGACGCCACTGTCACTTAACTCTGCCCGTAGACAGTCCATATAACCGACCACCGCATGCTTGGACGCACAGTAACCCGCCCGCATCGGCGCACCAATTTTTCCCGAAACGCTGGATATGGTAATTACATCACCGCGGTGTGGCATTGGCCTGGTCAGCAGCTTGGACACTAATGCCTTGGTTAAGGCGACGGTGCCGAAGAAGTTGATCTCCATTAATCGGCGATCCACCTCTGCCACACAGTCCATGGCCAGGCTGCGCTGACTAATACCGCCACTGTTGAGCAAAATATCAACACCACCACTCTGCTGCCACACATCGTCGACCAGCGCCGCGGGATCATCCATCGCCGCCAAATCAAAGGGCACAACCAAATGCTGTTCACTGTTAAAGCACAATTTTCGCACGGCTTCGAGCTGCTCTACATTACGGCCAGACAACACCAAACGACCGACCTCAGCACTGAGTTGAATAGCCGTTTCTTTACCGATACCACTGGAAGCGCCTGTCACCCAAACGGTCTTATTGTCGAACTGCATGTTTCACCTTTTTTTCTGTATTGATAATGGCCGTATGCTGATCGTTAAAAGGCACCAGTGAAATAACCA
It encodes:
- a CDS encoding DUF885 domain-containing protein — encoded protein: MKDLKYALLVILLAVTCFSQQLSAAQPNNNLQAVLAEIFADYNERQLRRDPIEATYRGDHRFDDRLPRASTAADLAADVEHDQQLLAGLSGIPTASISNQQRLSLGLLKYELSRSVARYNSGVANYQRMVPFNQMYGLPTTLAQLATTDGAQPFNTPADYRRWLQRAGHFPAWVDQTIENMREGIASGLVHPDIIVDKMLPTIASLASEKGSKHLFYQPITAIPASFSAIEKKQLTSEYLAMINQQVQPAYAKLYRFLRTEYRAKSRSTVGLLALPAGEDYYRDAVAEYTTTTLTPEQIHQQGKALTLSIFEQMKAIKQEVGFAGDMAAFFHYLRTDPRFYYTSEQQLLDSYRELKAVLAPRLNRLFLTVPAADYEVRAVEPFLQKSAAAASYQQPSADGSRPGIFYVNTYDLPARPNFEREALSLHEAAPGHHFQVSFAMEQQNLPEFRRWAFNAAYVEGWALYAESLGTELGLYSDPYQRLGALYLSIWRANRLVIDTGIHHYGWSRQQAIDWMMRYSPVSDTDASAEVERYIAWPGQALSYMTGAVKIQQLREQAAAQLGNRFDVREFHQQILASGPLPLSMLEQKINRWVQQEK
- a CDS encoding SDR family NAD(P)-dependent oxidoreductase, whose amino-acid sequence is MQFDNKTVWVTGASSGIGKETAIQLSAEVGRLVLSGRNVEQLEAVRKLCFNSEQHLVVPFDLAAMDDPAALVDDVWQQSGGVDILLNSGGISQRSLAMDCVAEVDRRLMEINFFGTVALTKALVSKLLTRPMPHRGDVITISSVSGKIGAPMRAGYCASKHAVVGYMDCLRAELSDSGVTVAVVSPGWVKTAIAENALDGDGSQYNRKDRDTENGIEVGDFVSMMIKKLKNGRQDIVIAAGKARFGYHFHRFFPELYHRLLKRVYQHQDQS